One segment of Clostridium botulinum DNA contains the following:
- a CDS encoding carbohydrate ABC transporter permease — protein MFAVANKSRKNIKYKTNKEEKTNWLVTILMILGTITIIFPLLITVLIALKSPQDMMNGIFSLPKVFHFENFTKAIEMTNFFNALKNSLTITISAVVLTLITNSMVGYAIARNMHKKTYKAMYYYFLSAMFVPFPIIMLPLVKQVSVWNMDNVMGLILLYTVYGLSSNVFLYVGFLKSIPVELEEAALIDGASTWQVFYKIIFPMLKPIHSTVAILTALWCWNDVMLPLVILSNPDFATIPLVQFIFQSQFGTDYNLAFASYLLALIPILVFYLFAQKGIIDGVTKGAIK, from the coding sequence ATGTTTGCAGTAGCTAATAAATCAAGAAAAAATATAAAATATAAAACAAATAAAGAAGAGAAAACAAATTGGCTTGTAACAATACTTATGATTTTAGGGACTATAACAATAATTTTTCCATTATTAATTACAGTACTTATAGCTTTAAAATCGCCACAAGATATGATGAATGGAATCTTTTCATTACCAAAGGTATTTCATTTTGAAAATTTCACTAAGGCTATAGAAATGACTAATTTCTTTAATGCGTTAAAGAATAGTTTAACTATAACAATATCAGCAGTTGTGTTAACACTTATAACTAATTCTATGGTTGGTTATGCAATAGCTAGAAACATGCATAAAAAAACATATAAAGCAATGTATTATTATTTTTTAAGTGCTATGTTCGTACCATTTCCAATTATAATGCTTCCACTTGTAAAGCAAGTTAGTGTTTGGAATATGGATAATGTAATGGGATTAATACTTTTATATACAGTGTATGGATTATCATCCAATGTATTTTTGTATGTAGGGTTTCTAAAATCTATACCAGTAGAATTAGAAGAAGCAGCATTGATTGATGGAGCGAGTACTTGGCAAGTATTTTATAAAATAATATTTCCAATGTTAAAGCCAATACATTCAACAGTAGCAATATTAACAGCATTATGGTGTTGGAATGATGTTATGTTACCACTTGTAATACTGAGTAATCCTGATTTTGCAACTATTCCATTAGTTCAATTTATATTCCAATCACAATTTGGAACAGATTATAACTTAGCATTTGCATCTTACTTATTAGCGTTAATACCGATATTAGTATTCTATTTATTTGCTCAAAAGGGTATTATTGATGGAGTTACTAAAGGTGCTATAAAATAA
- the nrdG gene encoding anaerobic ribonucleoside-triphosphate reductase activating protein has translation MDKKIRLSGIAYESLVNGPGIRRVFFSQGCNHNCKGCFNPDTHDFNGGEERNIDELIEDVLCNPMIKGITFSGGDPFERADEFSYMAKIFKENNKNIWCYTGYTFEYINDNLERNKGWKDLINNLDVLVDGKFEEDKKEDGLKFKGSSNQRIIDVKESLKSNKVVIFDI, from the coding sequence TTGGATAAAAAAATAAGATTATCAGGTATTGCTTATGAAAGTTTAGTAAATGGTCCAGGAATAAGAAGAGTTTTTTTCTCACAAGGATGTAATCATAATTGTAAGGGGTGTTTTAATCCAGATACTCATGATTTTAATGGTGGAGAAGAAAGGAATATAGATGAATTAATAGAGGATGTTTTATGTAATCCAATGATTAAAGGAATTACTTTTAGTGGTGGAGATCCATTTGAAAGAGCTGATGAATTTTCTTATATGGCAAAAATTTTCAAAGAAAATAATAAAAATATTTGGTGCTATACAGGATACACATTTGAATATATAAATGATAATTTAGAAAGAAATAAAGGTTGGAAAGACTTAATAAATAACTTAGATGTATTAGTGGATGGAAAGTTTGAGGAAGATAAGAAGGAAGATGGATTGAAATTTAAAGGATCGTCTAACCAAAGAATAATCGATGTAAAGGAAAGTTTAAAATCAAATAAAGTAGTTATTTTTGATATTTAG
- a CDS encoding CapA family protein, which translates to MNNTYNNLNRKSIRNRKQLLRKKKKRRRITIITIIVIIIVIFGILKLNNKNNLKLSSESEISFDNDSDNNKEVLISVIGDLTLGTDEKFGHSNSFPEAFDNNNKDYLYFMKNVVKLFENDDYTIGNLETTFTDSKIKEPKGGGVSFNFKGQKDYANILKYSSIEGVTISNNHIYDYGVDGMKDTVSALEDAGIDICGEEYKIVKDIKGIKFGFLGYMGWNISDKLKDKIVNDIRDLRNKGVEVIIPYFHWGSESEHEASKNQVELARFSIDNGADAVIGSHPHVIQTIENYKGKIIVYSMGNFCFGGNFNPEDKRTFILQIKVNLKDKKLNNMEYKIIPTMISSREDKNDYVPTIAKSSKEEILELLNELSPTLNNKIIDGFFTIDN; encoded by the coding sequence TTGAATAATACATATAACAATTTAAATAGAAAAAGTATAAGAAATAGAAAACAATTATTAAGAAAAAAGAAGAAACGTAGACGTATTACTATAATTACAATTATAGTAATTATAATTGTAATATTTGGAATTTTGAAATTAAATAATAAGAATAATCTAAAATTGAGTTCAGAAAGCGAAATAAGTTTTGACAATGATTCAGATAATAATAAAGAAGTATTAATATCTGTAATTGGAGATTTAACACTGGGAACAGATGAGAAATTTGGACATTCGAATAGTTTTCCAGAGGCATTTGATAACAACAATAAAGATTATTTGTATTTTATGAAAAATGTGGTTAAATTATTTGAAAATGATGATTATACTATAGGAAATTTAGAAACTACTTTTACTGATTCAAAAATCAAAGAACCTAAAGGTGGAGGAGTATCTTTTAATTTTAAAGGTCAAAAGGATTATGCTAATATTCTTAAGTATTCTTCAATAGAAGGTGTAACTATCTCTAATAATCATATTTATGATTATGGTGTCGATGGAATGAAAGATACTGTTAGTGCACTTGAAGATGCAGGAATTGATATTTGTGGAGAAGAATATAAAATAGTCAAGGATATAAAAGGGATAAAGTTTGGTTTTTTAGGTTATATGGGATGGAATATATCAGATAAATTAAAAGATAAAATAGTTAATGATATAAGAGATTTAAGAAATAAAGGAGTTGAAGTCATTATACCTTATTTCCATTGGGGATCTGAAAGTGAACATGAGGCAAGTAAAAATCAAGTAGAATTAGCTAGGTTTTCAATAGACAATGGAGCTGATGCAGTAATTGGTTCTCATCCTCATGTAATTCAAACCATTGAAAATTATAAAGGTAAAATAATTGTTTATTCTATGGGGAATTTTTGTTTTGGGGGAAATTTTAATCCAGAAGATAAGAGAACGTTTATTTTACAAATAAAAGTTAATTTAAAAGATAAAAAATTAAATAACATGGAATATAAAATTATTCCCACTATGATATCTTCTAGAGAGGATAAAAATGATTATGTTCCAACTATTGCAAAAAGTAGTAAGGAAGAAATACTAGAACTTTTAAATGAACTTTCTCCAACATTAAATAATAAAATAATAGATGGATTTTTTACTATAGATAATTAA
- a CDS encoding LacI family DNA-binding transcriptional regulator, giving the protein MASTIKDVAKLSKVSVATVSRVLNDLGGYSEETKIRVLKVVDEIGYKRNAIARSLSTNTTRTIGVILPDVSTSFDGEIIRGIEDVAHDNNYSVILCNAGSKGVRTLEYLRILEERQLDAVIIVSIKIEDEYYKALKKINIPYILISTTSPKYDMPHIKVDDLSAAYTATKYLLDRGHRKIAMISGNQDDTIAGLPRVQGYIKALSDYGISVDENLITYGDFSYKSGIECMNTLLERKKDFTAIFIASDDMAVGVLNVAYRKKIRVPDDLSIVGYDNTKVAIMSIPPLTTLSQPLYEMGCRAFSEILNMLNGNDSKEQIIMKHNIAERETVKWLK; this is encoded by the coding sequence ATGGCATCAACCATAAAAGATGTAGCAAAATTATCTAAAGTATCTGTAGCTACAGTATCAAGGGTTTTAAATGATTTAGGGGGATACTCTGAGGAAACAAAAATTAGAGTACTTAAAGTAGTTGATGAAATTGGCTATAAAAGAAATGCGATAGCAAGGTCTTTATCAACGAATACAACAAGAACTATAGGAGTAATTTTACCAGATGTTTCTACAAGTTTTGATGGTGAAATCATTCGTGGAATTGAGGATGTAGCACATGATAACAACTATAGCGTTATACTTTGTAATGCTGGTTCAAAAGGAGTTAGAACTTTAGAGTATTTAAGAATTTTAGAAGAAAGACAATTAGATGCTGTCATAATTGTAAGTATAAAAATAGAAGATGAATATTATAAAGCTTTAAAAAAAATAAATATTCCATACATACTTATATCTACAACATCGCCTAAATATGATATGCCTCATATAAAAGTAGATGATTTATCAGCAGCGTATACTGCAACTAAATATTTATTAGATAGAGGCCATAGGAAAATTGCTATGATAAGTGGAAATCAAGATGATACAATAGCAGGATTACCTAGAGTACAAGGATATATAAAGGCACTTTCTGATTATGGAATAAGTGTAGATGAAAATTTAATTACATATGGAGATTTTTCTTATAAAAGTGGAATTGAATGTATGAATACTTTGTTAGAAAGAAAAAAAGACTTTACAGCTATATTTATAGCTAGTGATGATATGGCAGTTGGGGTTTTAAATGTTGCTTATAGAAAAAAAATTAGAGTACCTGATGATTTATCAATTGTTGGATATGATAATACTAAGGTAGCTATAATGTCAATACCACCATTAACAACATTATCACAACCATTATATGAAATGGGATGTAGAGCATTCAGTGAAATTTTAAATATGCTTAATGGAAATGATTCTAAAGAACAAATTATTATGAAGCATAATATTGCTGAAAGAGAAACTGTAAAATGGTTAAAATAA
- a CDS encoding glycoside hydrolase family 13 protein has protein sequence MKTNWWKESVVYQIYPRSFKDSNGDGIGDIRGIIEKLDYLKELGIDVIWLSPVYKSPNDDNGYDISNYKDIMTEFGTMNDFDELLNSAHEKGIKIMMDLVVNHTSDEHQWFIESRKSEKNKYRDYYVWKKGKDGQPPNNWTSCFSGPAWQYDEETNMYYLHLFSKKQPDLNWESAELRNDVYLMMQWWLDKGIDGFRMDVINFISKNQEFPDGVNGDFSKYSMNGPRIHEFLEEMNEKVLRNKNLITVGEMPGVSVEEAKLYTGEDRNELNMVFQFEHTDLGNGKYGKWHKNSFKLTDLKKIMTKWQKGLENEGWNSLYWNNHDQPRVVSRFGNDKKYWKESAKMLATCLHMMKGTPYIYQGEEIGMTNVAFEDLNDYKDIEIINAYNDLVIKNGRSHDEMMEGIYDRGRDNARTPMQWNSSVNAGFTTGTPWIKVNPNYNEINAESQIGDKDSIFNYYKELIKIRKDNEIIVYGNYDLILDDSEEIYAYVRTLNEEQLLVICNFSSNTSEFKLPNNIKSKYKKLLIANYDECKEETLENISLRPYECRAYLI, from the coding sequence ATGAAAACAAATTGGTGGAAAGAAAGTGTAGTATATCAAATTTATCCAAGAAGTTTTAAGGATAGCAATGGGGATGGAATTGGGGATATAAGAGGAATTATAGAAAAGTTAGATTACTTAAAAGAATTAGGTATAGATGTAATTTGGCTTTCGCCTGTATATAAATCACCTAATGATGACAATGGATATGATATAAGTAATTATAAAGATATAATGACTGAATTTGGTACTATGAATGACTTTGATGAGTTACTTAATTCGGCTCATGAAAAAGGAATTAAAATAATGATGGATTTAGTTGTAAATCACACATCAGATGAACATCAATGGTTTATAGAGAGTAGAAAATCAGAAAAAAATAAATATAGAGATTATTATGTGTGGAAAAAAGGCAAGGATGGTCAACCACCAAATAATTGGACATCTTGCTTTAGTGGTCCCGCATGGCAGTATGATGAAGAAACAAATATGTATTACTTACATTTATTTTCTAAAAAACAACCAGATTTAAATTGGGAAAGTGCTGAATTAAGAAATGATGTTTACTTAATGATGCAATGGTGGTTAGATAAAGGAATAGACGGATTTAGAATGGATGTTATTAATTTTATTTCTAAAAATCAAGAATTTCCTGATGGTGTAAATGGAGATTTCAGTAAGTATTCAATGAATGGTCCAAGAATACATGAGTTTTTAGAGGAAATGAATGAAAAGGTTTTAAGAAATAAAAATTTAATAACAGTTGGAGAAATGCCAGGTGTAAGTGTTGAAGAAGCTAAGTTGTATACTGGAGAGGATAGAAATGAACTTAATATGGTGTTTCAATTTGAACACACAGATTTAGGTAATGGAAAGTATGGAAAATGGCATAAGAATTCATTTAAATTAACAGATTTAAAGAAAATAATGACCAAATGGCAAAAGGGATTAGAAAATGAGGGGTGGAACAGTTTATATTGGAACAATCATGATCAACCAAGAGTGGTTTCAAGATTCGGAAATGATAAGAAATATTGGAAAGAATCAGCGAAGATGTTAGCTACATGTCTTCATATGATGAAAGGAACTCCATATATTTATCAAGGTGAAGAAATAGGAATGACTAATGTTGCATTTGAGGATTTAAATGATTATAAAGATATAGAAATTATAAATGCATACAATGATTTAGTTATTAAAAATGGAAGATCACATGATGAAATGATGGAAGGAATTTATGATAGAGGTAGAGATAATGCACGTACACCTATGCAATGGAATAGTAGTGTAAATGCAGGGTTTACAACAGGTACTCCTTGGATTAAGGTTAATCCTAACTACAATGAAATAAATGCTGAAAGTCAGATAGGTGATAAAGATTCTATTTTTAATTATTATAAAGAGCTTATAAAAATAAGAAAAGATAATGAAATTATTGTTTATGGAAATTATGATTTAATTTTAGATGATAGTGAAGAGATATATGCATATGTAAGAACATTAAATGAGGAACAGTTATTAGTAATATGTAATTTTTCTAGTAATACTTCAGAATTTAAATTACCTAATAATATAAAATCAAAATATAAAAAACTTCTTATAGCAAATTATGATGAGTGTAAAGAAGAAACATTAGAAAATATAAGCTTAAGACCTTATGAATGTAGAGCATATCTTATTTAA
- a CDS encoding ABC transporter substrate-binding protein, whose translation MSIKYYGKIVGIMKITKILISCLTICIFSTSLLTGCKSNNVENKDGKQQVEVFLSKAEAINTFKNFEEKFEKENPDIDVVISSPAQPMTVLKTRLVKNDVPDILTIAGEMTYGDFVDAGILEDLSNEEEIIDRIQPAYINVLKSLEFEPNNTLCGIPYACNAGGVVYNKEIFKKLDLTIPTTWDEFIKVTEKIKKAGITPFYFTLKDAWTAMPAWNAITANTESEDFFIKRRKNEVTFRDEYKPVAEKLSKLLEYGHNDNFGIGYNDGNVSFAQGNAAMMIQGNWVIPEILKINPDINLGMFVLPTNNDSSKNSVVSGIDLLFAVPKDSNNKDAAVKFLNFMIKNENVEQYAKEQFAIPAIKDMYQKDKTVEDLNPYFKNGMVLDFPDHHYPASMQVGDLAQAYLFDKDIDKLLDSLDDRWNRSQQ comes from the coding sequence ATGAGTATTAAGTACTATGGAAAGATAGTTGGCATAATGAAGATTACAAAAATTCTTATTAGTTGCTTAACAATTTGTATTTTTTCTACATCACTTTTAACTGGTTGTAAGAGTAACAATGTTGAAAATAAAGATGGAAAACAACAAGTAGAAGTTTTTTTGAGCAAAGCAGAAGCAATAAATACATTCAAAAATTTTGAAGAAAAATTTGAAAAAGAAAATCCAGACATAGATGTAGTTATTAGTTCACCAGCTCAACCTATGACAGTATTAAAGACAAGATTAGTAAAGAATGATGTTCCAGATATATTGACAATAGCAGGAGAAATGACTTATGGAGATTTTGTAGATGCGGGAATTTTAGAAGACCTATCTAATGAAGAAGAAATTATAGATAGAATACAACCTGCATATATTAATGTTTTGAAAAGTTTAGAATTTGAACCTAATAACACTTTATGCGGAATACCTTATGCATGTAATGCCGGAGGAGTAGTTTATAACAAAGAAATTTTTAAAAAATTAGATTTAACTATTCCTACTACATGGGATGAATTTATAAAAGTTACTGAAAAGATAAAGAAAGCAGGAATTACACCATTCTATTTTACTTTAAAAGATGCATGGACTGCAATGCCAGCTTGGAATGCCATAACAGCTAATACTGAATCAGAAGATTTTTTTATTAAGCGTAGAAAGAACGAAGTTACATTTAGAGATGAGTATAAGCCTGTAGCTGAAAAGCTGTCAAAATTATTAGAATATGGTCATAATGATAACTTTGGAATTGGATATAATGATGGAAATGTATCTTTTGCTCAAGGAAATGCAGCAATGATGATACAAGGCAATTGGGTTATTCCAGAGATATTAAAGATTAATCCAGATATTAATTTGGGAATGTTTGTATTACCAACAAATAATGATTCAAGCAAGAATAGTGTTGTTTCAGGTATTGATTTATTATTTGCAGTACCTAAAGATTCAAATAATAAAGACGCAGCAGTGAAGTTTTTAAATTTTATGATTAAAAATGAAAATGTTGAACAATATGCAAAAGAGCAATTTGCAATTCCTGCAATTAAAGATATGTATCAAAAGGATAAAACTGTAGAGGATTTGAATCCATATTTTAAAAATGGAATGGTTTTAGATTTCCCAGATCACCATTATCCAGCATCAATGCAAGTGGGAGATTTAGCTCAAGCTTATTTATTTGATAAGGATATAGACAAGCTTTTAGATAGTCTAGATGACAGATGGAATAGATCACAACAATAA
- a CDS encoding carbohydrate ABC transporter permease, translated as MKEKRRVFLLMSIPAVILFFIFHTLPLLKGISYSFTNWRGFGDFKFVGIKNYISIFSDERIINSYMFTFKFALLATIIVNVISLILAVGLNSKIKFKSTLRGIYFIPNILGGLIVGYIFNYIFTFILTSAGQAMGSEILSKSILGNPNLAWLGVVIVASWQAIAFNTIIYISGLQTISEDVYEASAIDGANKWIQFKKITFPLLAPFFTINMVLAMKNFLNVFDQIISLTGGGPSGSTESIAVLIYKAGFDGSQFGYQSANSVIYFIVVVAISLLQLRILERREMQL; from the coding sequence ATGAAAGAAAAGAGAAGAGTGTTCTTATTAATGTCAATACCAGCAGTAATTCTATTTTTTATTTTTCACACATTACCATTATTAAAAGGTATATCTTATAGTTTTACAAACTGGAGAGGATTTGGAGATTTTAAATTTGTAGGCATAAAAAATTATATAAGTATATTCTCAGATGAAAGAATAATTAATTCATATATGTTTACATTTAAGTTTGCATTACTTGCAACAATAATAGTAAATGTAATAAGTTTAATTTTAGCAGTAGGATTAAATTCTAAAATAAAATTCAAAAGTACTTTAAGAGGGATTTATTTTATTCCTAATATTTTAGGGGGATTAATAGTTGGATATATATTCAATTATATATTTACATTTATTTTAACAAGCGCAGGACAAGCAATGGGAAGTGAAATTTTAAGTAAAAGTATACTTGGAAATCCTAATTTGGCATGGCTTGGAGTTGTTATAGTAGCATCTTGGCAGGCAATTGCATTTAACACAATAATATATATTTCTGGACTTCAAACTATTTCAGAAGATGTATATGAAGCAAGTGCTATTGATGGGGCAAACAAATGGATACAATTTAAAAAGATAACGTTTCCTTTACTAGCTCCATTTTTTACTATAAATATGGTATTAGCAATGAAGAACTTCTTAAACGTATTTGATCAAATCATATCACTTACAGGTGGAGGACCTTCAGGATCAACAGAATCTATAGCTGTATTAATATATAAAGCTGGTTTTGATGGAAGCCAATTTGGATATCAATCAGCAAATTCAGTTATCTATTTTATAGTAGTAGTTGCAATATCATTATTACAACTAAGAATCCTTGAAAGAAGGGAGATGCAATTATAA
- a CDS encoding DNA-3-methyladenine glycosylase yields MILNREFYKRDALEVAKGLLGKILVREIDGVILRGKIVETEAYIGSIDKASHAYNGRRTERTEPLFKEGGIAYVYFIYGLYHCFNVISGENDDGQGVLIRALEPLDNFDYISLKRFNKKFEELSTVKKRDLTNGPSKLCMAFEIDKKDNYKVLYEKGDLYIEDSCDNYDITQTTRIGIDYAEEAIDFPWRFYIKDNKYISKK; encoded by the coding sequence TTGATTTTAAATAGGGAATTTTATAAAAGAGATGCTTTGGAAGTAGCTAAGGGTTTATTGGGGAAAATTTTAGTAAGAGAAATAGATGGTGTTATTTTAAGAGGAAAAATAGTAGAAACTGAAGCGTATATTGGATCAATCGATAAAGCATCACATGCTTATAATGGAAGAAGAACAGAAAGAACAGAACCACTATTTAAAGAAGGTGGAATAGCTTATGTATATTTTATATATGGACTGTATCACTGCTTTAATGTTATAAGTGGAGAGAATGATGATGGTCAGGGTGTTTTAATTAGAGCATTGGAGCCATTAGATAATTTTGATTATATTTCTTTAAAGAGATTTAATAAAAAATTTGAAGAATTATCTACGGTTAAGAAGAGAGATTTAACTAATGGACCATCAAAATTATGCATGGCTTTTGAAATAGATAAAAAAGATAATTATAAAGTGCTTTATGAAAAGGGTGATTTATATATAGAAGATAGCTGCGATAATTATGATATTACTCAGACAACTAGGATTGGAATAGATTATGCAGAAGAAGCAATAGATTTTCCATGGAGATTTTATATAAAAGATAATAAATATATATCTAAAAAATAA
- a CDS encoding bifunctional diguanylate cyclase/phosphodiesterase, which yields MNNKFKSNIFAYIIPITVIVMLIAIGFSVCIIEVKEVISKGNKSVIVKASENNSMFINYKLNDNIQYMKHISGIFNGLNDFSKEDVMEFLNLEEKEDFLTTGIITSDGILNCTDGSINDINNKDYFKKWKKTNEDIITIDTDLKSGEKVFIYVTSLFHDDKIQGALYGTLSFKDIEKLFISNSKFYQQVETYILDREGNILIGSGDLFNILKDNNIFSYNDLDDIEMLKDDLTNNRDGAVFITLDKNKYILSYSKISDLKDYYVLSLIDASNINEKQYHITFLMNILASFVILIFLILLIYLNSYRNRKEKLIKDIAFVDDITGGKTLTKFKMDIREVLVENMNSSYALVEFDIVRFKIINDIWGYKTGDFLLKHISDILKNKLLYKEMFCRVRDDLFILLLKYKDENDLIDRINVLDNSMRFFDNGTKEVPNFSLSYGVYVIDGTEEDINKMIDNVAFARETSKSDCNEVIGFYDIGLQSKLIKQKQIEDVMYSALANRQFELYLQPKYDIKLESCVGAEALVRWNNPEKGLISPIDFIPLFEKNGFIVNLDMFIFEEVCSKINEWKKNNIKLIPISVNISRINLKNVDYFIKNISEIFNKYDINPNLIEIEITESAIFNHYDNMLEALLRLKAMGFSISLDDFGTGLSSLNILKDLPIDTIKLDREFLNSKDSSKKGEIVIANIVRMVKELDLNVICEGVETYEQAEFLSEVGCNNAQGYLYARPMPVKVFEEKELTLVVIQDVILKKP from the coding sequence ATGAATAATAAGTTTAAAAGTAATATTTTTGCCTATATTATACCAATTACTGTTATTGTTATGTTAATAGCGATTGGATTTTCTGTATGTATAATAGAAGTTAAAGAAGTAATAAGTAAAGGCAATAAATCTGTTATTGTAAAAGCATCAGAAAATAATTCTATGTTTATAAACTATAAGTTAAATGATAATATTCAGTATATGAAACATATATCGGGTATTTTCAATGGTTTAAACGATTTCTCAAAAGAGGATGTTATGGAATTTTTGAATTTAGAAGAAAAAGAAGATTTTTTAACAACTGGAATTATAACTTCTGATGGAATTTTAAATTGCACTGATGGTTCAATAAATGATATTAATAACAAGGATTATTTTAAAAAATGGAAAAAAACTAATGAAGATATAATAACTATAGATACTGATTTAAAAAGTGGGGAAAAAGTATTCATATATGTAACATCATTATTTCATGATGATAAAATTCAAGGTGCTTTATATGGAACTTTATCGTTTAAGGATATAGAAAAGTTGTTTATATCAAATTCTAAATTTTATCAACAGGTTGAGACTTACATACTAGACAGAGAAGGAAATATATTAATAGGGTCTGGCGATTTATTCAATATATTAAAAGACAATAATATATTTTCATATAATGATTTGGATGATATAGAAATGTTAAAAGATGATTTAACTAATAATAGAGATGGGGCTGTGTTTATTACATTAGATAAGAATAAGTATATCTTGTCATATTCTAAAATAAGTGATTTAAAGGATTACTATGTTTTATCTTTAATAGATGCATCCAACATAAATGAAAAACAATATCATATTACATTTCTAATGAATATTTTAGCGAGTTTTGTTATATTAATATTTTTAATACTTTTGATTTATTTAAATTCATATAGAAATAGAAAAGAAAAGTTGATTAAAGACATAGCATTTGTTGATGATATTACTGGTGGAAAAACTTTAACTAAATTTAAGATGGATATAAGGGAAGTATTGGTAGAAAATATGAATTCATCATATGCATTGGTAGAATTTGATATAGTTAGATTTAAAATTATAAATGATATATGGGGATATAAAACAGGAGACTTTTTATTAAAACATATATCTGATATTTTGAAAAATAAATTATTGTATAAAGAAATGTTTTGCAGAGTAAGAGATGATTTATTTATATTGTTATTAAAATATAAAGATGAAAATGATCTTATAGATAGAATCAATGTGTTAGATAATAGTATGAGATTCTTTGATAATGGAACTAAAGAAGTGCCTAATTTCTCTCTTTCATATGGAGTATATGTTATAGATGGAACAGAAGAGGATATAAATAAGATGATTGATAATGTAGCTTTTGCTAGAGAAACTTCGAAGAGTGATTGCAATGAAGTTATAGGATTTTATGATATCGGACTTCAAAGTAAATTAATAAAGCAAAAGCAAATAGAAGATGTTATGTATAGTGCATTAGCTAATAGGCAATTTGAATTATACCTTCAACCTAAGTATGATATAAAATTAGAAAGTTGTGTTGGTGCAGAAGCACTTGTAAGATGGAATAATCCTGAAAAAGGATTAATAAGTCCTATAGATTTCATACCTTTGTTTGAAAAAAATGGATTTATAGTTAATTTAGATATGTTTATTTTTGAAGAGGTATGTTCAAAAATAAATGAATGGAAGAAAAATAATATTAAATTAATTCCTATTTCAGTTAATATATCAAGAATTAATTTAAAAAATGTAGACTATTTTATAAAGAATATAAGTGAGATATTTAATAAATATGATATAAATCCAAATTTAATAGAAATCGAGATTACGGAAAGTGCAATATTTAATCATTATGATAATATGTTGGAAGCATTGCTTAGATTAAAAGCAATGGGATTTAGTATATCATTAGATGATTTTGGTACAGGTCTTTCTTCACTTAATATATTAAAAGATTTACCTATTGATACAATAAAGCTTGATAGAGAATTCTTAAATAGTAAGGATAGTTCTAAAAAAGGTGAGATAGTAATAGCAAATATTGTGAGAATGGTTAAAGAATTAGATTTAAATGTAATCTGTGAAGGCGTAGAAACTTATGAACAAGCAGAATTTTTAAGTGAAGTAGGATGTAATAATGCCCAAGGATACTTGTATGCAAGACCCATGCCAGTAAAAGTTTTTGAAGAAAAGGAATTAACATTAGTGGTAATTCAAGATGTTATTTTAAAAAAGCCTTGA